The following is a genomic window from Dermatophilaceae bacterium Soc4.6.
CAGGGTGAACGAACCGTCGACATCTACAGCCGGCTGCTCGCTGACCGGATCATCTACCTCGGCACGGGGATCGACGACGGCGTGGCCAACGCCGTCATCGCCCAGCTGCTGCACCTCGAGAACGACAGCCCCGACACCCCCGTATCCCTGTACATCAACTCGGCGGGGGGTTCGATCCCGGCGACCCTGGCCATCTACGACGCGATGCAGTTCATCCGGCCCGCGGTCGAGACCACCTGCGTCGGACAGGCTGCCGCGACAGCGGCGGTGCTCCTGGCCGGCGGAGCCCCGGGCCGGCGCAGCATCCTCCCGCACGCGCGCGTCGTCATCCACGCACCGGCCGCGGAGGGCCGGGGCGCGATCCCCGACCTGATCCTCGAGGCCGACGAGGTCGAACGGGTACGCACCATGCAGGAGGAGATCCTCGCCGCGCACACCGGCCGCAGCACCGAGCAGGTCCGGCGCGACACCGACCGGGACCTCATCCTCACGCCTCGTGCCGCGGTGGACTACGGCGTGGT
Proteins encoded in this region:
- a CDS encoding ATP-dependent Clp protease proteolytic subunit codes for the protein MSSYPIPYVTTRTNQGERTVDIYSRLLADRIIYLGTGIDDGVANAVIAQLLHLENDSPDTPVSLYINSAGGSIPATLAIYDAMQFIRPAVETTCVGQAAATAAVLLAGGAPGRRSILPHARVVIHAPAAEGRGAIPDLILEADEVERVRTMQEEILAAHTGRSTEQVRRDTDRDLILTPRAAVDYGVVDSVLASRDA